In Blattabacterium cuenoti, the genomic stretch ATTCTTATATAAAAAGAATAAAATATTCAAAATAGGAAAAGGACTTATGTAAACCTATATAAAAATATTATTATGTTTTTTTCATTACAACAAAATTCTATAGCAAACACTATTTTGATGTTTGTGCTAATTTTTATTATATTTTATTTTTTTATGATACGTCCTCAAATAAAGAAACAAAAAATTGAAAAAAAATTTCAGGAAAATTTAAAAAAAGGAAATCATATAGTAACAAATTCAGGAATACATGGAAAAATTATAGATGTTACAGATCATTTTCTTGTATTGGAAACTCTTTCAGGAAAAATAAAAATTGAAAAAAATACAATATCAAAAGAATTAACTCAATTACGTTACAGTAATAATAATGATCATGATCAAAAAAGTAAAGTATAAAAAATTAACATTAGTAGGTGTAACGGGAAAAATGGGATGTGGGAAAAGTTTATTTTCTTCTTTTCTAAGAAAAAAAGGAATACCTATTTACTGTTCAGATCAAAGAGGAAAAATATTAATGAATCAAATAGAAATTATAAAAAAAAATATCATAAAATATTTTGGAAAAAAATCTTATAAAAAAAATAAAATAAATAAATTTTATTTATCTGAAACTGTATTTCAAAATCCTACTGCATTAAAATTGCTATGCAAAATTGTTCATCCATGGATATCACTTGATTTCAAACAATGGATATCATCTGTACAAAAAAAAAAAATTATGTGTGCAATAAAGGAATCTGCCATACTATTTGAAAGTGGAAGTTACAAAAAATGTAATTTCATTATAACTATAATTTCATCTGAAGAAAATATGATCAATAGAGTAATTAAAAGAGATAATTTGAATGAAAATCAAATTATAGATCGTTTAAAAAATCAAATATCTAATAAAAAAAGAGAAAAAGCATCTAATTTCATAATTCAAAATGATTTATCCACATATCACTTTCAAGAAGAAGCAAATAGAACATATGAATTACTAAAAAAATTTTTATAAATCATACTATATGGGAAAAGGAGATAAAAAAACTCGGAGAGGAAAAATAATAAATAAAACATACGGAAATCTTCGTCCAAATCCTAGAAATACCAAAAAAAAGAAGAAAAAAATAAAGAATTAAAGAATTAAAGATTTTCCTCTTTTTTCTCTGTAAAAAGAGACAAAAAATATATTAATTGAGACAAACTTCCTAAAGCAGAAATAACGTAAGTCATAGCTGCTAAATTCAATGATTCTTTTGCTTTATGATATTCTTGATAGTTAACTACATTCTTATTTTTTAACCAAACTAAAGCTCTATTACTTGCATCAAATTCTATAGGTAATGTAAGAACAGAAAATATCACTACTAAAAAAAACAATCCTATTCCTAATTTTAGGATGAAAGAATCTTTTCCTCCTGAACTGTAAAAAATAGTTAATCCAGCCATTATCGATAGATTGATAAACTTAGAAGTAAAATTTAAAATAGGGATTAAATGATTCCGTAATTTTAATAAATTATAACCTAATCTATGTTGTAAAGCATGACCACATTCATGTGCTGCTATTGCAACTGAAGCGGCAGTACTCTCATTATAAACTTTTTCACTTAAATTAATGGTTTGATTGATAGGATTATAATGATCAGTTAATTCTCCTTCTACAGAAAGAACATGAACATCTGAAATTCCATGATCCATTAACATTTTTTCTGCTATTTCTTTTCCACTCATACGTGAGTGTATGTAAATCTTGGAATAAGATATATACTTATTTCTTAACATTGTATTAACAACAACGCTTAATAAAAAGGTAGTTCCCACAATAAAATAATAAGTCATAAAAATCTATTTTTAAACAAAATTATTAATTTATAAATTAAAATGAAAATATATATAAATTAGCTTATTATGTCAAATTTTTGACTATGAATATACCAAAAGTAAACAACTTAAAAAGAGTCATAATCATTGGAGCTGGATTTGCTGGATTACAGGTGGCGAAAAAATTGAGAAGAGATAAATTTCAAGTGGTACTTATAGACCAAAATAATTATCACACTTTTCAACCTTTGTTATATCAAGTAGCTACAGCAGGTTTAGAACCAGATTCTATAGCACATTCTATCAGAAATATAATTAAAGAAACAAAAAACTTTTTTTTTAGACTAGCTTTTGTTCATTATATAAGTACAAAAGAGCAAAAAATATATACAAATGTAGGTAATTTATCCTATGATTATTTAATTTTAGCAACAGGATCTATTACCAATTATTTTGGAAATAAGAATATAGAATCATTTGCGTTACCTATGAAATCTATTCCAGAAGCTTTAAATTTAAGAAGTCTCATTTTACAAGATTTTGAATCCGCTTTATTAACAAAAAATGATAAAGAAAAGAAAAGATTGATGACTTTTGTTATTGTTGGAGGAGGACCTACTGGAGTGGAATTAGCTGGTGCTTTAGCAGAAATGAAAAGATATGTGTTACCATATGATTATCCTGATTTAGATATTCAACATATGAATATTCACTTATTACAAGCTACATCTAGATTATTAGATGGGATGTCTCAAAAATCAGCTAAACAAGCTTATGATAATTTAAAAGAATTAGGCGTTATTATTTGGTTAAATTGTCTAGTTAAAGATTATAATGGAGAAATAGTTTCTATGGAAAAAAATAAAAAAATAGAATCTTCCAATGTAATATGGGCTGCAGGAGTTAAAGGTGCTATTATAAAGGGTTTTTCAGAAGAAGATATAGAAGGAAGTAGAATTTTAGTGAACGATTATCTTAGAACTATAAGATATAAAAATATTTTTGCAATAGGAGATGTTTCTTACATGAATTCCAATAAACATTATCCTAATGGATATCCTATGACAGCTCAACCTGCTATACAACAAGGAAATTATCTAGCTAAAAATTTAAATTGTGTTTTATGTGAAAATAAAAATATTAAACCTTTTGTCTATAAAAATTTAGGATCAATGGCTACTATTGGTAGAAATAAAGCAGTATGTGATTTTCCTTATTTGAAATTAAAAGGTTTTTTAGCTTGGATTGTTTGGATGTTTATTCATTTAGTTAGTTTAGTTGGTTTTAGAAATCGAGTAATTGCTTTAACCAATTGGATTATTCAATATTTTCATTATCACAAAAGTGTACGTTTAATTATAAGGCCATTTCATAGAAAGAAAAAAATTATTTAAAAATGAGTTGAGAAAGAATATTTTTTATTTTATTTTCTGTTTCTATACATTCTTGATGGACATTACTATCCACAGTGATTCCACTGCCCGCATACAAAGTCATTTCTTTTTTATCCTCTTTTATTCTTACACATCTTAAATTTATATACAATTCCATATTAGTTTTATCAACTATTCCAAAATATCCTGTGTAAAAATTTCTTTTGTGTTCTTCATTCTTATGAATAAAATCTAATGATTGATCTTTTGGATATCCACATACAGAAGGAGTTGGATGTAAACGATTTAATATTTCATTATAATCAGGAATCTCATCAAAAAAAAAATAAATTGAAGTTTCTAAATGTTTTAAATGACCGATTTTCTTGATCTTAGTATTCTTTATGCGAATAGACCCTTTATAAGATTTTAACATATTCAAAATATATTTTATAACAATTTTATGTTCTGCTATTTCTTTATTTGTCCACTTGCTGGTCTCTTTCCAAAGAGTTCCTGCTAAAACTGAAATTTTTAATTGTTTATTATGACATTTCATTAATAATTCTGGAGAACATCCAATCCAAAACCCATGTTTAAAATCATACCAAAGACTAATTAAAGCATTTGGATAAGTATAAATTAATTTTACAAACGTATTTTTAAAATCAAAATTCTGAAAAGGAATTTTGATAGATCTAGATAAAACAACTTTTTTAAAAAATCCTTTTTTGATATTTTCAATAGCTTTTTTTATCAGTTTTTTATATCTATAAGAATATGTCAATAATGATGAATTTTTTTCCCAAAAAGAAGGAAAAATTTTACCTTTATATTTTTGTATATTTGTACTATAAATTTTTTTTGGTTGTATTTTTATGGTATGATTGTTATTAAAATTTTTAATTAAAAAAAATTTTTTTGTTTCATCTTTTATGGAATTGTAATGAAGGTAAAAAAAGATTTTTTTTTCGTTAGGCTTCCTAAAGAGAACAAAACTATTTTTATTGTAATAACTTTTTATGATTTTTTTGTATAAAGAGAAAATATTAATTTCTTTTGACATAATTAATTTTTAATAATTATGATATTAGTTAGTTTACAAAAACTAATGATATTTTTTTTTTCGTTATAAATATGAATTTGAATAAAATGTAAAGTATTTCCTTTGTGAAAAATTTGAGCTTTGGCAAATAAAATACCTTTTCTTATAGATTGAACATGATTTGCAGAAATTTCAATGCTAAAAATTTTAAAATTTTTTTTTCTTTCGTTTTTAATGTTGATAAAGGAAACAGAACTTCCGACACTTTCAGCTAAAGTCATAACAGCTCCTCCATGAAGATATCCAAAAGGTTGAAATATTTTTTGGTTTATGGGCATTTTTGCTATTAATATATTTAATTGAGGAGATAAAAAAACAAATTGAATTCTCATCATGTTCATCAATGTGTTTTTTTTTAAATTATTTAATTCAT encodes the following:
- the yajC gene encoding preprotein translocase subunit YajC encodes the protein MFFSLQQNSIANTILMFVLIFIIFYFFMIRPQIKKQKIEKKFQENLKKGNHIVTNSGIHGKIIDVTDHFLVLETLSGKIKIEKNTISKELTQLRYSNNNDHDQKSKV
- the coaE gene encoding dephospho-CoA kinase (Dephospho-CoA kinase (CoaE) performs the final step in coenzyme A biosynthesis.), with the translated sequence MIKKVKYKKLTLVGVTGKMGCGKSLFSSFLRKKGIPIYCSDQRGKILMNQIEIIKKNIIKYFGKKSYKKNKINKFYLSETVFQNPTALKLLCKIVHPWISLDFKQWISSVQKKKIMCAIKESAILFESGSYKKCNFIITIISSEENMINRVIKRDNLNENQIIDRLKNQISNKKREKASNFIIQNDLSTYHFQEEANRTYELLKKFL
- a CDS encoding 30S ribosomal protein THX is translated as MGKGDKKTRRGKIINKTYGNLRPNPRNTKKKKKKIKN
- a CDS encoding zinc metallopeptidase; translation: MTYYFIVGTTFLLSVVVNTMLRNKYISYSKIYIHSRMSGKEIAEKMLMDHGISDVHVLSVEGELTDHYNPINQTINLSEKVYNESTAASVAIAAHECGHALQHRLGYNLLKLRNHLIPILNFTSKFINLSIMAGLTIFYSSGGKDSFILKLGIGLFFLVVIFSVLTLPIEFDASNRALVWLKNKNVVNYQEYHKAKESLNLAAMTYVISALGSLSQLIYFLSLFTEKKEENL
- a CDS encoding NAD(P)/FAD-dependent oxidoreductase, with protein sequence MNIPKVNNLKRVIIIGAGFAGLQVAKKLRRDKFQVVLIDQNNYHTFQPLLYQVATAGLEPDSIAHSIRNIIKETKNFFFRLAFVHYISTKEQKIYTNVGNLSYDYLILATGSITNYFGNKNIESFALPMKSIPEALNLRSLILQDFESALLTKNDKEKKRLMTFVIVGGGPTGVELAGALAEMKRYVLPYDYPDLDIQHMNIHLLQATSRLLDGMSQKSAKQAYDNLKELGVIIWLNCLVKDYNGEIVSMEKNKKIESSNVIWAAGVKGAIIKGFSEEDIEGSRILVNDYLRTIRYKNIFAIGDVSYMNSNKHYPNGYPMTAQPAIQQGNYLAKNLNCVLCENKNIKPFVYKNLGSMATIGRNKAVCDFPYLKLKGFLAWIVWMFIHLVSLVGFRNRVIALTNWIIQYFHYHKSVRLIIRPFHRKKKII
- a CDS encoding chorismate-binding protein gives rise to the protein MSKEINIFSLYKKIIKSYYNKNSFVLFRKPNEKKIFFYLHYNSIKDETKKFFLIKNFNNNHTIKIQPKKIYSTNIQKYKGKIFPSFWEKNSSLLTYSYRYKKLIKKAIENIKKGFFKKVVLSRSIKIPFQNFDFKNTFVKLIYTYPNALISLWYDFKHGFWIGCSPELLMKCHNKQLKISVLAGTLWKETSKWTNKEIAEHKIVIKYILNMLKSYKGSIRIKNTKIKKIGHLKHLETSIYFFFDEIPDYNEILNRLHPTPSVCGYPKDQSLDFIHKNEEHKRNFYTGYFGIVDKTNMELYINLRCVRIKEDKKEMTLYAGSGITVDSNVHQECIETENKIKNILSQLIFK
- a CDS encoding PaaI family thioesterase, which codes for MKKEIQELLNELNNLKKNTLMNMMRIQFVFLSPQLNILIAKMPINQKIFQPFGYLHGGAVMTLAESVGSSVSFINIKNERKKNFKIFSIEISANHVQSIRKGILFAKAQIFHKGNTLHFIQIHIYNEKKNIISFCKLTNIIIIKN